The following proteins come from a genomic window of Nicotiana tomentosiformis chromosome 12, ASM39032v3, whole genome shotgun sequence:
- the LOC104105670 gene encoding uncharacterized protein isoform X1, giving the protein MRDKDPTLRTYKTSSMTTPERLPSEVPSTNLEEYSALKTLIPFDQPVPLLRGPIRAGSQEETVGRFILAFKDPFSWASAYKACESQVTQQCESGARIGCSIAASDKCKTPWWKSITGTASTQDFAERARCEEREMEACLEAAKGKCHEFAKQKCFPAFRDARIAVKGLSPKVNKKEVSRLISWVNLGEKCQIADLWRLERRWLEFKAQLEVTHCKGSDILGSDDTEINEYLRTNFQK; this is encoded by the exons ATGAGAGACAAG GACCCAACATTGAGGACGTACAAAACATCCTCAATGACAACACCAGAACGACTGCCCTCAGAGGTGCCATCAACCAACCTCGAAGAATACTCAGCATTAAAGACTCTGATTCCGTTTGACCAACCTGTGCCTCTACTGCGAGGTCCCATCAGGGCTGGTTCACAAGAAGAAACAGTTGGCAGATTCATCCTCGCATTTAAAGACCCTTTCTCCTGGGCCTCTGCATACAAGGCTTGTGAATCTCAAGTCACTCAACAATGTGAATCCGGAGCTAGGATTGGTTGCTCAATTGCAGCCTCAGACAAATGTAAAACCCCTTGGTGGAAATCGATCACTGGTACTGCTTCCACTCAGGACTTTGCAGAGAGAGCAAGATGCGAAGAACGCGAAATGGAGGCTTGCCTAGAAGCAGCAAAGGGGAAATGCCATGAATTTGCAAAACAGAAGTGCTTCCCAGCATTTCGTGATGCAAGGATTGCTGTGAAAGGTTTGAGTCCCAAAGTGAACAAAAAAGAGGTATCCAGGCTAATTTCTTGGGTGAACTTAGGGGAGAAGTGTCAGATAGCTGATCTTTGGAGATTAGAGAGACGTTGGCTTGAGTTTAAGGCTCAACTTGAAGTGACTCATTGCAAAGGGAGTGATATATTAGGTTCAGATGACACAGAAATTAATGAATATTTGAGAACTAATTTTCAAAAATAG
- the LOC104105670 gene encoding uncharacterized protein isoform X2 has product MTTPERLPSEVPSTNLEEYSALKTLIPFDQPVPLLRGPIRAGSQEETVGRFILAFKDPFSWASAYKACESQVTQQCESGARIGCSIAASDKCKTPWWKSITGTASTQDFAERARCEEREMEACLEAAKGKCHEFAKQKCFPAFRDARIAVKGLSPKVNKKEVSRLISWVNLGEKCQIADLWRLERRWLEFKAQLEVTHCKGSDILGSDDTEINEYLRTNFQK; this is encoded by the coding sequence ATGACAACACCAGAACGACTGCCCTCAGAGGTGCCATCAACCAACCTCGAAGAATACTCAGCATTAAAGACTCTGATTCCGTTTGACCAACCTGTGCCTCTACTGCGAGGTCCCATCAGGGCTGGTTCACAAGAAGAAACAGTTGGCAGATTCATCCTCGCATTTAAAGACCCTTTCTCCTGGGCCTCTGCATACAAGGCTTGTGAATCTCAAGTCACTCAACAATGTGAATCCGGAGCTAGGATTGGTTGCTCAATTGCAGCCTCAGACAAATGTAAAACCCCTTGGTGGAAATCGATCACTGGTACTGCTTCCACTCAGGACTTTGCAGAGAGAGCAAGATGCGAAGAACGCGAAATGGAGGCTTGCCTAGAAGCAGCAAAGGGGAAATGCCATGAATTTGCAAAACAGAAGTGCTTCCCAGCATTTCGTGATGCAAGGATTGCTGTGAAAGGTTTGAGTCCCAAAGTGAACAAAAAAGAGGTATCCAGGCTAATTTCTTGGGTGAACTTAGGGGAGAAGTGTCAGATAGCTGATCTTTGGAGATTAGAGAGACGTTGGCTTGAGTTTAAGGCTCAACTTGAAGTGACTCATTGCAAAGGGAGTGATATATTAGGTTCAGATGACACAGAAATTAATGAATATTTGAGAACTAATTTTCAAAAATAG